The segment CATCATCCGGATGGCAATGGAAGCACTGGAGCGTATCTGGATACCCGGACACCGTTATATGAAAGCAGGTGTGATGCTGGGCGACTTCTTCAGCCAGGGTGTTGCTCAGCTCAATCTTTTTGATGAAATCCAACCACAGGCTAACAGCGAAGCGCTTATGAGAGTCGTTGATGGCCTTAACCAGAGCGGGAAGGGGAAACTATGGTTCGCAGGTCAGGGCATTCAGAAAGCGTGGGATATGAAACGCTAGATGCTGTCTCCGGCATACACCACCAGATTTTCGGATCTGCCAGTGGTGAGATGACACACATACTTGATACCCCTGATGGATATGTGGTCGTGGACAAATCAGTTAAGCCGGTGCTGGGTGACACAATCTATTTTGAAGCCTGGGATAAGTATCAGATTGGCCGACTGGAGAAAAGCGCGATCATCTGTGAAGACGGCGACACGATAGAGGGTGAATCGCTGGAAGAGGTTACGGTGATCGGTGTTATTACCTGGGTGATCACAAGAACCAGGGATGGGGAAGGGCCGACGATTTAAAGGAAAAACATAAAAAAGCCCGCGCTGCGGGTGGAGTGCAGGAGCGGGCAATATTTATCATGGATACGATACTTGAATTGAAAGTGTCATGGTGGTTCAACATGTCACCTCTTAACTTTAGCAGAATGCCAATGACGCGCAAAAAAATACCCGCCCAGAGCAGGTATAATTAATTCAAATTGCAAATCTCTCATGTTCGCTACGCATGCTGTGTGTAGCTTGCCCATACAATGTATGAACAAGCATTATACATAAATATTTTGAAACTGGTACAACCTGTCCTTGCTAAGTGAATAAATGCTGTTTTAGCAGGTACAGAAATCCTCATAATGATTAATCTATATGATTTTTAAGGAGTTCATTCTAGGGAAAAGTTCATCGATACGTTCTATGCTTATTACTAAGTCAAATTAATGGTCGTAACGTATACATGAAAGAACTGAAGTCTCAGAGAGCAGGGATGATAGGTTGTGCAATAGGAACAGCAGTGATTGAGTTGAGTGCGAAAGGTATCCCACTGAACCGGGCCAATATTTTGTACGAACTAGAGCGTATCGCAGCTGCATCGAAAGAATTGCCCGTAAAGGCCATCGCAAAGGATGCAGCAAATCTTCTTAGAAGAGGGTGTAATTAAAGCTACCTATGCTTGAGGTTGTCCGACCGGCCCCTTGCTCATCGGCCCCCCAGGAATTGATTGCTCAGCTGGTACATTTGGGCGACCATCAGGGCCAATCGGTCGATCAGAGTGATAACATCCCGCCAAAGCAAGCAGACTCACAAAGATAATCATCAGCCAACTTAACGAACGTCTCATATGTGGAATTCCTTTCAAGCAACTTAATGTTCCTACTTAAGCATAGTTCATTCCCGACACCTATGGCTGCAACAATGGTTGCGCCGACAGTTGAGGGTTTATTCTGGCAAACGAATTTGTCCGGCCAAAAGAGGGATTTAAGGATTACTTTGAAGCGTTAAGGGATTGTCAATTTGGGATGATCGGACCCAGTTACATCATCTTCCAGGACGGAGACACACTTGAGGGCGCGCCGCTGGGGGAGGTGACCGTGACCGGTGTTATTACCTAGGTGATCACAAGAAACTGGGATGGGGAAGGGCCGACGATTTAAAGGATAAATATAAAAAAGCCCGCGCCATACCATCAGCACGGGCAATTTCATCCATGTATTTGGTCATCACGGCTAATGGACAGAAATGCCGCATAGGTAATTTTAGCCATCACAGTAAAATGCGCAAAAAAAGCCTGCTCTCAGCAGGCATGAAACAAAGAATGGAAACCATCTCGGCGCAACACATTACTTTGTGCTGCGCATCACTATAATAGCGACATTGAATTATTGGTACATATTGTGAACTATGATTTTATTCTATTAAGTCGAATCATTTTTTTGTGAATCCGAAAAGAAGCCCGGGCAGTGGGATAAGTTTGTCCGGGCTAAAGGTGTATCATGACCCTTTGAGTTTAAACTCAGATGCTGACTGTGCAAGCCAGGCGGCATTCGTATTAGCCATGAAACCATTCGTCAGCGGATTCCCACGCATCCTGAAGTACCTGCGAAACAATTTCTTTGTCGCCTTCCTTATCTTTCGCTCTCAGCACTGACAGTCCGTCATTACTCGCGGTCTTCACTACGACATTCAGATCGGGATAGCTCCGGCTGAGTCGCTTTATGAGTTCCTCCCGCAGCGCATCCATAGCGCCCTTTGGCATACCTTTGGCCTTCTCCTTCGCGATCATCACTTCAACAACCATGCTTCCCCCTGATTACTATTTTAATGTCCACTACCTGAAACGGGTGCTGGATAGATGTACAGTTAATTTATATGCTGTGATTTTATACAGTTCAACAGCAGAGGTAAAAATCATGGAATTTCCGTCTGCGGCTAATGACTACCGGGATATGCTGGCTCTCCCGAAAAAGTAAGTGCAGGAACTACGAAAAAGTGCAGGTGGTGCAGGTGTCAGCGCAATGGTTTTGGGATCTCGCCCATTATAGGCACAAAAAAGCCCGCTCAGCGGCGGGCTAGAATGTATGCTGAATGCTTATTCAAAGGGGAATTCTATCTGGCGCTGCGGGTTGATCTGTTTTTTTACCTTGGTAACCTCATAAGAGGTTTTTATCGAGTCGCCTGACATGTACTGAGTCACTTTCAAATCCGTTAAAAGCATATCTCCTTTGGAGAAATTTAATCTCATAGTATCAATGTCATGCAAGAAATTTTCATCGGTTATTTCAGCTAAGAAAGAAGCTGAACCATCAGAGAACCTCCACTTATTGCCTTCACTAAAAGAGATGCTTATTACTTGCAAGGCTTTCTCAGCCACGCTTTCAGACAGAATCGAGTCGACGGGTCGATCTACGTAAAAATATTCAGATTCTGCACGGGTGACAGTTATGAAAGTTTTCCCCTGATCAGCGGTGGCAGCAAATGAGTCAATACCCTCCCTCTCAAGAGGCTTGGCTATGACATCCTGCAGTGCTTCTCTAAGCTTATAATTTTTATAGAGTTCAACTACTTCCTCTTCAAAAACCTCCTCTTCATCATCAATGAAAATCTTGACGTTTCTGTTCGGAAGCTTATGAATTGACTTTACTTTTCTTGGGCCAATCCATTTGATAAGGTCTAATAGACCTTTTGATGCCTGCTTTCCAGCAACCTTTGTTAATCCCAAAAGGGTTATCAAGTTAAGAGTTGCGGAGACATTCTCACCAGAGAGAAATTCAACAGCTTGCTTGATCCATGACGGTGAACTGGCTAGCAGATCTATGCCAAAAGAACCGGCTTTAAAGGAAGCATTCACCTTCACGCTTACTGTCGCTTTCTTGCCGTAAAGGGTTTTTGCTGCCTCCTCGAAAACATCGGAAAGTGCAATCAATGCCGGAGCCAAATCACGAACATCCATATCGTGATTTTCCAATGCTGGACCGTCATAAATTATACGAAACTTCATATCATCACTTTCCATAAATGCCTATCCTGTGCATTAGTCTAAACCTGTTTTTTTATACAGTAAATCGGGGATTCAGCTAAACGTCTCTTCCGGCCACTAACCTATAGTCAGACCGAGCACTAAGTTAACGAAGCCAGCCAATAGCATGGCTAGCCCCGGTATCTTAAAGTTCTTATCACGCCTCTTGCGAGCCAGGTAGAACATGGCAAACGCTACGCAAAACATCGGTATTGCTATCTTCGTGTAAACTGACATGCCATTTCCTTAGCAAAGCGTCTCTTCCGGCCACTGAGATGCCGCTGATAAATTATCATTAACTCAGTTACATACCCTAAATAATATCTTGGTCCGGGCGGTTAGCCCATCCTGACAGATGATCAGTGATTGTCAGGTATGTATCGAGGTGACTGCATCTTGTAGCGTGGCGTGGGGGTTAGATAGGTAATGGCTGCCGATTGGATATTGAGGCATGCATGGGGCACCAGTGGGGCAAAAATTAACGCCTAAGTTCGACTAAGTTCATAATCATGCTTTTGTAAGGGGTTGTCCAACCGTGATAAATCGGCGCTCCTGGACGTTCTTAGATGATTTTCTAACTCATAACATCACATTCATGATATGCAAAAGTTAAAACCAGGAAGGGGAAGGAAGCTCGGAAACGCATATTTCCGAGCTTCTTTGGGAGTAATTAATGTTTTGGCATGTAGCGGCAAAGACTGTCGTACAAGCTAATTATATTTTCTATAACTCGACTTCTAGTCATCTGATCCATAGCTCTGACTGCGGCATTCACACGGCCTTCTGGTGCATCAGCATTAGTCATTAGAGAAACTACCTCATCAAATTGCTCATGTAACTCTATTGGAATGTCGTTCTCTTTTCTCAGGTGTATGATATGAAAAACGTATGCATTCTCTAGCCGCTCCAGAATGGTGCCTTCCCCAGAGAGAGAATGAACGGCACCATGAAACTTCTCCCAACCATATCGGTATTTAAAAAAATCATCGACCATATAACACCTCAATGCAGTTTCTGTATGTGCTAAACAGTAATAGCAGATGATTTGTTGGATGAATGATATTCAGGAAAATAAAAGCCCGGCAGCGGTGGCTGGCCGGGCTAGGCACAATCCTATGCCAAACATTTCCAATGAAAGCATGGTCAACATCACAGGGAAGTAGAAGTGACAACTTGATGACAGGCGGCCTTTTACCAAACGCTAGCGAAGTGGCAGAGTGGCAGGGAAAATCTTCATAATATC is part of the Pantoea phytobeneficialis genome and harbors:
- a CDS encoding DinI-like family protein, whose product is MVVEVMIAKEKAKGMPKGAMDALREELIKRLSRSYPDLNVVVKTASNDGLSVLRAKDKEGDKEIVSQVLQDAWESADEWFHG